One region of Cyanobium sp. M30B3 genomic DNA includes:
- a CDS encoding cupin domain-containing protein: MSDPFSLAPQPETYWHLWTGDDGISRQQECTISDFQLGQLGPGDSPQFSRPLFDQGNAFVTYLPVGWTADWHENHVPKWIYVLKGAWSVQSMDGQIAIMGAGAYSFGGDQGCIASPEGHRGHLSAQVGDEPCVQLIIQRNDDAWKQAAPGFFR, encoded by the coding sequence ATGAGCGACCCCTTCAGCCTGGCGCCCCAACCCGAGACCTACTGGCACCTCTGGACAGGCGACGACGGCATCAGCCGCCAGCAGGAGTGCACCATCAGCGATTTTCAGCTCGGCCAGCTGGGCCCCGGCGACTCCCCCCAGTTTTCCCGGCCGCTGTTTGATCAGGGCAATGCCTTTGTGACCTACCTGCCGGTGGGCTGGACGGCCGACTGGCATGAAAACCACGTGCCCAAGTGGATCTATGTGCTCAAGGGGGCCTGGTCGGTGCAGAGCATGGATGGCCAGATCGCGATCATGGGCGCCGGCGCGTATTCCTTCGGCGGCGACCAGGGCTGCATCGCCAGCCCGGAGGGCCACCGGGGCCATCTCTCCGCCCAGGTGGGGGATGAACCCTGCGTGCAGTTGATCATCCAGCGCAACGACGACGCCTGGAAACAGGCAGCGCCGGGATTCTTCCGATGA